In one Rhopalosiphum padi isolate XX-2018 chromosome 3, ASM2088224v1, whole genome shotgun sequence genomic region, the following are encoded:
- the LOC132927591 gene encoding zinc finger and BTB domain-containing protein 45-like, with protein MKSFAVVLVVTMSLCGFFTHSNGLSCYQCSWTDTSCATEKTDSKLKKIDCATAPAPGGAPTPAPGGAPTPAPGGAPTPAPGGAPTPAPGGAPTPAPGGPSTPAPGGPSTPAPAKQALFKNNKLFHGMADPTYYCFKVNIKANSSATPAVERGCKTTNKADDCVVIDKAAHATAVAESCVVCSKDNCNGNGQSMVTGSAVQCALISSLVVAKMFFQTK; from the exons atgaaatccTTCGCCGTGGTATTGGTTGTCACAATGAGCTTGTGTGGATTTTTCACCCACT CCAATGGTCTGTCATGTTACCAATGCAGTTGGACAGACACATCGTGTGCAACAGAGAAAACTGATTCGAAATTGAAGAAGATCGATTGTGCAACTGCACCGGCACCTGGAGGAGCACCAACCCCGGCACCAGGAGGAGCACCAACCCCGGCACCAGGAGGAGCACCAACCCCGGCACCCGGAGGAGCACCAACCCCGGCACCCGGAGGAGCACCAACCCCGGCACCCGGAGGACCATCAACCCCGGCACCCGGAGGACCATCAACCCCGGCACCTGCAAAACAAGCCTTGTTCAAGAATAATAAACTGTTTCACGGTATGGCTGATCCTACTTACTATTGTTTCAAGGTCAACATAAAAGCAA ATTCTTCCGCCACTCCCGCTGTAGAACGCGGCTGCAAGACGACCAACAAAGCTGATGACTGTGTGGTAATCGATAAGGCTGCACATGCCACAGCCGTTGCAGAGAGCTGTGTGGTTTGCAGCAAGGACAACTGTAATGGAAATGGTCAGTCTATGGTCACAGGGTCTGCGGTGCAGTGCGCCCTCATATCCTCCCTGGTGGTTGCCAAGATGTTTTTCCAAACCAAGTGA
- the LOC132925381 gene encoding uncharacterized protein LOC132925381, which produces MAIKQEDDWIKIADEFYTRTNFPNIIGAIDGKHIRMIQPEHSGTSYFNYKKLFSCVLMAWTDADYKFVYIDVGSYGTASDSEIFKTSQMGKRLSENQLYIPSGRHLPNDDDGNVIPFSVVGDEAFGLGNHILRPYAKRYLNYTKRIFNYRHTRARRVVECTFGILANKWRIFHRPIDVNIDF; this is translated from the coding sequence ATGGCAATTAAACAAGAAGATGACTGGATTAAAATTGCCGACGAATTTTATACTCGCACAAATTTTCCCAATATCATTGGAGCGATAGATGGTAAGCATATTAGGATGATACAACCAGAACATTCCGgaacatcatattttaattacaaaaaattattctctTGTGTTTTAATGGCTTGGACAGATGcagattataaatttgtttacataGATGTTGGTTCTTATGGAACAGCTAGTGATtcagaaatttttaaaacatcacAAATGGGAAAACGGCTTTCTGAAAACCAGCTTTATATTCCCTCCGGGAGGCATTTGCCAAATGATGATGACGGAAATGTCATTCCATTCTCTGTCGTTGGCGATGAAGCGTTTGGACTTGGAAATCACATTTTAAGACCTTATGCAAAAAGATATTTAAACTATACCAAGCGAATTTTTAACTATAGACATACAAGAGCTCGTCGTGTGGTTGAGTGTACATTTGGGATTCTCGCAAACAAATGGCGTATATTTCACCGCCCAATTGATGTGAATATCGACTTTTGA
- the LOC132925382 gene encoding uncharacterized protein LOC132925382, with amino-acid sequence MQNKLNIKATTLMAISDTRWVCRIQNCDAVYNNFEVLIEVLNDEVNLNKDMDVAQAIGLLSSIQKASFIIYLIILQDVLKVINILSNQLQKKTFTLGEASFNSKRKRKESTYLRDYCTSTTIGNEYSEFEESSLNISNEENWKINAYYRILDAIITNMKTRFSSESLHLASSVDSFFKLQFKESLPFIQHYEKLLGINIESLEAEMTVIKNSIQNSDFTLNDVLQKIDQNVFANLYKLMQVALTLPISSASCERSFSVMRRIKTWIRSSMNQDRFTDMSILHIERDISNIIESENILNNFALKNRRIDL; translated from the exons ATGCAAAATAAACTCAATATTAAAGCCACCACATTAATGGCCATAAGTGATACACGTTGGGTATGTAGAATACAGAACTGTGATGCagtttataacaattttgaaGTACTTATTGAAGTTTTAAATGATGAAGTAAATTTAAACAAAGACATGGATGTAGCTCAGGCTATag gcTTATTAAGTTCTATTCAAAAAgcatcatttataatttatttaattatactccaGGATGtacttaaagttataaatattctgAGTAaccagttacaaaaaaaaactttcacaTTAGGTGAagcta gcTTTAATTCTAAGCGTAAAAGAAAAGAAAGCACATATTTAAGAGATTATTGTACCTCTACTACTATTGGGAATGAATACTCAGAATTTGAAGAGTCTTCTTTAAATATATCGAATGAAGAAAACTggaaaataaatgcatattatagaaTTCTGGATGCAATTATTACCAATATGAAAACTAGATTTTCATCTGAAAGCTTACATTTAGCATCATCTGTtgacagtttttttaaattacaattcaaaGAAAGTTTACCATTCATACAACATTATGAG aaattgtTGGGTATTAATATTGAATCGTTAGAAGCTGAAATGactgtaattaaaaatagtattcaaaATTCTGATTTTACTCTTAATGATGTGTTACAAAAAATAGACCAGAACGTTTTTGCCAATTTATATAAACTCATGCAAGTTGCTTTAACTCTGCCCATCAGCTCTGCTTCTTGTGAACGTTCATTCTCTGTTATGCGGAGAATAAAAACATGGATCAGATCTAGTATGAACCAGGATAGATTTACAGATATGTCAATTTTACATATTGAAAgagatatttcaaatattatcgagtcagaaaacattttaaataactttgcTTTGAAGAATAGGCGTATAGATTTGTAA
- the LOC132925383 gene encoding uncharacterized protein LOC132925383, producing MCDDARCHKEEQMSICVRYTKKFKVFERFLGFLDVSQKQDAESLTSAILNFLEQSNIPNIPIVAQSYDGAAVMSGKRAGVQTKLKEYYPSAVYVHCMVCRINLVVIDMCKSIKVPT from the exons ATGTGCGATGATGCCAG GTGTCACAAAGAGGAACAAATGTCTATTTGTGTacggtatacaaaaaaatttaaagtgttTGAAAGGTTTTTAGGATTTTTAGATGTTTCCCAAAAACAAGATGCTGAGTCTCTTACATCAGCTATTTTAAACTTCCTTGAGCAATCAAATATCCCAAATATTCCAATTGTAGCCCAGTCCTATGATGGAGCAGCTGTTATGTCTGGTAAAAGAGCAGGAGTGCAAACTAAACTAAAAGAATATTACCCAAGTGCCGTCTATGTTCATTGTATGGTTTGTAGAATTAATTTAGTTGTCATAGACATGTGTAAAAGTATcaaggtacctacctaa
- the LOC132925384 gene encoding LOW QUALITY PROTEIN: uncharacterized protein LOC132925384 (The sequence of the model RefSeq protein was modified relative to this genomic sequence to represent the inferred CDS: inserted 1 base in 1 codon): MDLNDVSKNIFNNSAVDLTLTNLENINVFYESIENQSEIQWLLEQFLAIFLIRCTAPLIVPLIAFAPSVQISTQFSHGISFPSRNGFRRSNISTPVVRVASWNPEVISAEPRCSAKHSLRNAALKYIKPRHIDKLLLNQPLGILIKFENHVETWQRSLVXIDDSALVFGVQNLQTFEKLKPTNSNAKSYDVHVHTILANSSKGKLLIDYYNTNMELNVTIRGNLVDLIIHDIISNNIPMSISLAECVAEEIANMFPSEIKDIYFMRHGNNNAPRGKLYAKFYNCMRVLKTSGIKTNPIESNNSACNEKFTKRNDSFVIETDIGYLLDIIKYDNEISFPNLLTHWSATMQYRLNKIKEANSTVEILEEWKNYSMPLGYKLVDIDFNGLYQSSIIPDLCEEFTKSYNNILQIVEQYIKDKHGKLLLQELRTKNDITQNVKDCTLFHLLSSLFVLTSRKVTKDDSGKNNVTKYSIKDSQKSFINFHTSISESENYLLYLKNKNLPIQPFIIVIGTPLKPDQILIYFDSIKYKVFNMARAIDKCFKIFHLFNLQYPLQSCAVLMFIQKYFYNISTKFDIPHQLVTQVLHCLNKIK; the protein is encoded by the exons atggacCTCAATGatgtttccaaaaatattttcaataactctGCTGTTGACTTAACTTTAACCAACCTtgagaatataaatgtattttatgaatctATTGAAAATCAATCAGAAATACAG TGGCTACTAGAACAGTTTTtggcaatatttttaatacgctGTACAGCTCCATTAATTGTACCACTCATAGCCTTTGCTCCATCGGTACAGATATCAACGCAGTTTTCCCATGGTATTTCATTTCCTTCAAGAAATGGATTTAGAAGATCAAATATTTCAACTCCAGTAGTACGTGTTG cTTCGTGGAACCCTGAAGTGATCTCCGCGGAACCCCGGTGTTCCGCGAAACACAGTTTAAGAAACGCTGCCCTAAAGTATATAAAACCTAGGCACATAGATAAACTTTTATTGAATCAACCTCTTGggatattgattaaatttgaaaatcatgTAGAAACATGGCAAAGGTCATTAG GAATAGATGACAGTGCTTTAGTTTTTGGAGTTCAGAATCTACAAACATTTGAAAAGTTAAAACCAACCAATTCTAATGCAAAAAGTTACGATGTTCATGTACATACCATTTTAGCCAATTCTTCCAAAGGAAAATTGTTAATTGATTATTACAACACTAACATGGAATTAAATGTCACCATTAGAGGAAACTTAGTTGACCTCATAATCCacgatattatttcaaataatataccaaTGTCAATTAGTCTAGCTGAATGTGTTGCTGAAGAGATAGCTAATATGTTTCCTTCAGAGATTAAg gatATTTACTTCATGCGTCATGGGAATAATAATGCACCACGAGGAAAATTGTAtgctaaattttataattgtatgcgTGTACTTAAAACCAGTGGAATAAAAACAAATCCCATTGAATCTAATAATTCTGCCTGTAATGAAAAATTCACGAAAAGAAATGATTCATTTG TAATAGAAACTGACATCGGTTATTTGTtggacataataaaatatgataatgaaaTTTCATTTCCAAATTTATTAACTCATTGGTCTGCCACTATGCAGTACaggttgaataaaataaaagaagcgAATTCAACGGTAGAAATATTAGAGGAATGGAAAAATTATTCTATGCCATTAGGTTATAAGCT tgttgATATTGATTTCAATGGATTGTATCAATCGTCAATTATTCCAGATTTATGTGAAGAATTTACAAAAtcgtacaataatattctaCAGATAGTAGAACAATATATAAAAGATAAACATGGTAAATTGTTACTTCAAGAACTCAGaacaaaaaatgatattacACAAA atGTTAAAGATTGTACACTTTTTCATCTACTAAGTTCTTTGTTTGTACTCACATCACGTAAAGTTACAAAAGATGACAGTGGAAAGAACAATGTGACAAAATACTCTATAAAGGATTcacaaaaaagttttattaattttcatacttCAATCAGTGAATctgaaaactatttattatatttaaaaaataaaaatttaccgaTACAGCCTTTTATCATAGTAATTGGTACACCACTAAAACCCGATCAAATTTTAATCTACtttgattcaataaaatataaagtttttaatatggCCCGTGCAattgataaatgttttaaaatttttcatttgtttaacTTGCAATATCCTTTGCAATCATGTGCAGTTTTGATGTtcatccaaaaatatttttataatatatctactaaaTTTGATATACCACACCAATTAGTAACTCAAGTGTTGcactgtttaaataaaataaaataa